One genomic segment of Chryseobacterium phocaeense includes these proteins:
- the mnmG gene encoding tRNA uridine-5-carboxymethylaminomethyl(34) synthesis enzyme MnmG, translating to MISEIYDVIVVGAGHAGCEAAAAAANLGSKTLLVTMNMQTIGQMSCNPAMGGIAKGQIVREIDAMGGYSGIVADKSAIQFKMLNLSKGPAMWSPRTQNDRMLFAEEWRLALENTPNLDFFQDMVKQLIIENNKVAGVVTSLGIEIKAKSVVLTNGTFLNGLIHVGDKQLGGGRMGEPRAFGITEQLVSLGFEAGRMKTGTPPRVDGRSLDYSKMEEQKGDENPQKFSYMDTPKLTKQLSCHIVYTNETVHDILREGFDRSPMFNGTIQSLGPRYCPSIEDKINRFAERTRHQLFVEPEGWKTVEIYVNGFSSSLPEDVQIKAMKQIPGFENVKVFRPGYAIEYDYFPPTQLKHTLETKLIDNLYFAGQINGTTGYEEAAGQGLIAGINAHNKVHEKEDFILNRDEAYIGVLIDDLITKGTEEPYRMFTSRAEYRLLLRQDNADIRLTKKAFDLGLAKEDRLRKVETKLSKSQELEEFLRETSLKPGIINPILEKSESNPVDQAYKAAQFLTRPNITLEKLDEIKAIKEFSSKYDDEVREQAEINIKYKGYIEKEKENVAKLNRLENIKIPEDFDYKSLSSLSAEAKQKMSNVRPKTIAQAGRISGVSPADINVLLVYLGR from the coding sequence ATGATTTCAGAAATATATGACGTAATCGTAGTAGGTGCCGGACACGCAGGTTGTGAAGCTGCAGCTGCAGCAGCCAACCTTGGTTCAAAAACCCTGCTTGTTACAATGAATATGCAGACCATCGGACAGATGAGCTGCAACCCGGCAATGGGAGGAATCGCAAAAGGACAGATCGTAAGAGAGATTGATGCTATGGGAGGATACTCTGGCATTGTAGCAGATAAATCCGCGATTCAGTTCAAAATGCTGAACCTTTCAAAAGGCCCGGCCATGTGGTCTCCAAGAACTCAAAATGACAGAATGCTTTTTGCAGAAGAGTGGAGATTGGCATTAGAAAATACTCCCAATCTTGATTTCTTTCAGGATATGGTAAAACAGCTTATTATAGAAAACAATAAAGTTGCTGGAGTGGTTACTTCTTTAGGAATTGAAATAAAAGCCAAATCCGTAGTTCTTACCAACGGAACATTTTTAAATGGATTGATCCACGTAGGTGATAAACAATTGGGCGGAGGAAGAATGGGTGAACCAAGAGCATTCGGAATTACAGAACAATTGGTAAGTTTAGGGTTTGAAGCCGGAAGAATGAAAACAGGTACTCCTCCCCGAGTGGATGGAAGAAGCCTGGATTATTCCAAAATGGAAGAACAAAAAGGAGATGAAAATCCTCAAAAGTTCAGCTATATGGACACTCCTAAATTAACAAAACAGCTAAGCTGCCACATTGTATATACTAACGAAACGGTACATGATATCCTACGTGAAGGTTTTGACAGAAGCCCAATGTTCAACGGTACGATCCAAAGTCTCGGACCAAGATATTGCCCAAGTATAGAAGACAAAATCAATCGTTTTGCAGAAAGAACAAGACACCAGCTTTTCGTAGAACCGGAAGGATGGAAAACTGTGGAAATCTATGTAAACGGATTCAGCTCTTCACTTCCTGAAGATGTACAGATCAAAGCAATGAAGCAGATTCCAGGGTTTGAAAATGTAAAAGTTTTCCGCCCGGGATACGCTATTGAATACGACTACTTCCCTCCTACCCAGCTGAAACATACTTTAGAAACAAAACTAATTGACAATTTATATTTTGCCGGCCAGATCAATGGGACTACAGGATATGAAGAAGCTGCAGGACAGGGTTTAATTGCAGGAATCAACGCCCACAATAAAGTACATGAAAAAGAAGATTTTATCCTGAACAGGGATGAAGCTTATATTGGCGTATTGATAGATGATCTTATCACAAAAGGAACTGAGGAACCGTACAGAATGTTCACATCCCGCGCTGAATACAGACTTTTATTAAGACAGGATAATGCAGATATCAGATTGACGAAAAAAGCATTTGATTTAGGGCTTGCCAAAGAGGACAGATTAAGAAAAGTAGAAACAAAACTATCTAAGAGTCAGGAACTTGAAGAATTTTTAAGAGAAACTTCTTTAAAACCAGGCATCATCAATCCTATTCTGGAAAAATCCGAAAGTAATCCTGTAGATCAGGCATATAAAGCTGCCCAATTCCTTACCAGACCTAATATTACCCTGGAAAAGCTTGATGAAATTAAAGCTATTAAAGAATTTTCTTCAAAATATGATGACGAAGTAAGGGAACAGGCAGAAATTAATATCAAATATAAAGGTTACATAGAAAAAGAAAAGGAAAATGTAGCTAAGCTTAACCGTTTGGAAAATATAAAAATTCCTGAAGACTTTGATTATAAAAGCCTTTCTAGCCTGTCAGCAGAAGCAAAACAGAAAATGTCCAATGTAAGACCAAAAACCATTGCACAGGCAGGCAGAATCAGTGGTGTTTCACCGGCTGATATTAACGTTTTACTGGTCTATTTAGGACGTTAA
- a CDS encoding phosphoglycerate kinase: MKTINDFNFKDKKALVRVDFNVPQDDQLKVTDNTRITAVKPTVEKILADGGSVILMTHLGRPKGEVKDEFSLKHIADEVSGVLGHEVKFVDECIGEKAEKAASELQPGEILLLENLRFHNEEEKGDEGFAEQLAKLGDAYVNDAFGTAHRAHASTAVIAKFFKSTKFFGLLMAKELQAIDKVLRKGEKPVTAILGGSKVSTKITIIENILPAIDNLIIGGGMAFTFIKALGGKIGNSLVEEDKLPLALEILGKAKEHKVKVYLPSDAIIAEAFNNEAERKEADIYAIPEGWMGLDAGQKSRDQFNDVLLNSRTILWNGPIGVFEMSNFAGGTIALGDSIAEATKLGAFSLVGGGDSVAFVKQFGYDDKVSYVSTGGGAMLESLEGLELPGVAAINN; the protein is encoded by the coding sequence ATGAAAACAATCAATGATTTCAATTTTAAAGACAAGAAGGCTCTGGTAAGAGTGGATTTTAATGTTCCGCAGGATGATCAGCTGAAGGTGACAGATAATACGAGAATCACCGCTGTGAAACCAACGGTTGAAAAAATTCTTGCAGACGGAGGTTCTGTGATCTTAATGACGCATCTGGGTAGACCGAAAGGAGAGGTGAAAGATGAATTCTCTCTTAAACATATCGCAGATGAAGTTTCCGGCGTTCTTGGGCATGAAGTGAAGTTTGTGGACGAGTGTATTGGAGAAAAGGCAGAAAAGGCTGCTTCTGAGCTTCAGCCGGGTGAAATCCTATTGCTGGAGAATCTTCGTTTTCATAATGAGGAGGAGAAGGGTGATGAAGGATTCGCTGAACAGCTTGCCAAACTTGGTGATGCTTACGTGAACGATGCTTTCGGAACTGCGCACAGAGCTCACGCTTCTACAGCTGTTATTGCTAAGTTTTTTAAATCAACTAAATTTTTCGGTTTATTGATGGCTAAGGAACTTCAGGCAATTGATAAAGTGTTGAGGAAAGGGGAGAAGCCTGTAACTGCGATACTTGGAGGTTCAAAAGTTTCAACTAAAATTACCATTATAGAAAATATACTTCCTGCTATAGATAATCTGATCATCGGAGGTGGTATGGCATTTACTTTTATCAAAGCTTTGGGCGGAAAAATCGGAAATTCACTTGTAGAAGAAGATAAACTTCCTTTAGCGCTTGAAATTTTAGGGAAAGCTAAAGAGCATAAGGTAAAAGTATATCTTCCTTCAGATGCTATTATTGCTGAAGCTTTCAATAACGAAGCGGAGAGAAAGGAAGCGGATATCTATGCAATTCCTGAAGGATGGATGGGGCTTGATGCCGGGCAAAAATCAAGAGACCAGTTTAACGATGTTCTTTTAAATTCAAGAACGATTCTTTGGAACGGACCGATTGGAGTTTTCGAAATGTCCAACTTTGCAGGAGGGACAATTGCTCTCGGAGACAGTATTGCTGAAGCAACTAAGCTAGGTGCTTTTTCTCTTGTTGGTGGCGGAGACAGCGTTGCTTTCGTGAAGCAGTTTGGATATGATGATAAAGTAAGTTATGTTTCTACCGGTGGTGGAGCGATGCTTGAAAGTCTGGAAGGTTTGGAACTTCCGGGTGTTGCTGCTATTAACAATTAG
- the ybeY gene encoding rRNA maturation RNase YbeY, whose amino-acid sequence MIQFFYENLPESVNTDYTKWLEDIILSEGKKTGEINYIFCDDEYLLKINQDYLQHDYYTDIITFDYVKGKTISGEIFVSLQRISDNASTLSRDYEEELKRVLAHGILHLAGYKDKTEEEEKEMRRMEDLYLAKFKELNP is encoded by the coding sequence ATGATACAATTTTTTTACGAAAACTTACCGGAATCTGTAAATACAGACTACACCAAATGGCTGGAAGATATTATTCTTTCAGAAGGAAAAAAGACAGGAGAAATCAATTATATTTTCTGCGATGATGAATATCTGCTAAAGATTAATCAGGATTATCTGCAGCATGATTACTATACCGATATCATCACTTTCGATTATGTAAAAGGGAAAACAATAAGCGGAGAGATTTTCGTATCTTTGCAGCGAATTTCAGACAATGCTTCTACTCTATCCAGAGATTACGAAGAAGAATTAAAAAGGGTCCTTGCCCATGGTATTCTTCACCTCGCAGGATACAAGGATAAGACGGAGGAAGAAGAAAAAGAGATGCGCAGAATGGAAGATTTATACCTGGCTAAATTTAAGGAACTAAACCCTTAA
- a CDS encoding patatin-like phospholipase family protein, with protein MRKLLILLFVFQLMMIHSQVKKDLVIPKNPRIGLSLAGGGAKGFSHVGVLKVLDSLGVKVDYIAGTSMGAIVGGLYASGYSGKEIEKIVMDTDFYSLIMDPKSRQESSFFNKSVDKYLLSIPLKNGKISLPSSISSGQRNVYLLKELFKNVSNIDDFSKLPIPFMCVATNLESGNMEIFEKGDLVQSIMASSAFPSLMDPVKIGDSIYIDGAMTVNYPSKPLKDKGIDIVIGVDLNQDLSKREDLSNIISILNQVIDFGIKRDTRRQYKYTDINIKPNLKGMTATSYDEKKKILDSGYAEGMKYTKILDQLPKRPFDRLRERVNPIYSNVYKIDSISLDGGRIYGKNYVLGKMGLRLPSMQTYGSINKKIDKLVATNNYRFINYDIIPDNDANYLKLYVTEDEARHFLKVGLHYDEVFKTGLLLNYSGKRLLFKNSNLSLDVVVGDKPRYYLNYFIDNGYIPGFGIYSSGMSFDLKNIDNNIVDKWEWFRNEAFIQSVWKDKFAIGGGISHDYFAAEINGQNERIMRFLNPYVFLKSDTQNDKDFPTRGIFINAEGKVVDLLKSEVEKRIIQVKADIRLNIPLSKQFTYRLNLYGGITIGDDLPEFYRYRLGGIFEQNIINFKSFGGFYFAQLNTNNVVQISNDLQFKFNKNYFISGNFSFANLSDDINFEDAVKVNFSSVGLTAGYKSPFGQIKVNFSHSLKNNQKGIFSVILGHWF; from the coding sequence ATGAGAAAACTCCTGATCCTTCTCTTCGTATTCCAGCTTATGATGATCCATTCCCAGGTGAAAAAGGATCTCGTCATACCAAAAAATCCCAGAATAGGTCTTTCACTTGCGGGTGGCGGCGCCAAAGGTTTTTCACATGTCGGAGTACTGAAAGTATTGGATTCCCTCGGAGTAAAAGTCGATTATATTGCCGGAACCAGCATGGGTGCCATCGTAGGCGGACTGTATGCTTCCGGATATTCGGGGAAAGAAATAGAAAAGATCGTCATGGATACGGATTTCTATTCTCTGATTATGGATCCGAAATCCAGGCAGGAATCCTCTTTCTTTAATAAATCCGTAGATAAATATCTTTTATCAATTCCTCTTAAAAACGGAAAGATCTCCCTTCCCTCTTCTATAAGCTCAGGCCAGAGAAATGTATATCTCCTGAAGGAACTTTTTAAAAATGTTTCCAATATTGATGATTTCTCGAAGCTTCCCATTCCATTTATGTGTGTGGCTACCAATCTGGAAAGCGGTAATATGGAAATTTTTGAAAAAGGGGATCTTGTACAGTCTATTATGGCGAGTTCCGCCTTTCCTTCCCTGATGGACCCCGTAAAAATTGGCGACAGCATTTATATAGACGGAGCGATGACGGTGAACTACCCTTCAAAGCCATTAAAGGACAAAGGAATCGATATAGTTATCGGAGTGGACCTTAACCAGGATTTATCAAAAAGAGAGGATTTAAGCAATATTATTTCGATTCTCAATCAGGTTATTGATTTCGGTATTAAAAGAGATACAAGGAGACAGTATAAATATACGGACATCAATATCAAACCGAATCTGAAAGGCATGACTGCAACCAGTTACGATGAGAAAAAGAAAATTCTTGACAGCGGCTATGCAGAAGGGATGAAATACACGAAGATTCTGGATCAGCTTCCAAAAAGGCCGTTTGACCGACTTAGAGAGCGCGTAAATCCAATATATTCCAATGTATATAAGATTGACAGCATTTCCCTGGATGGAGGCCGTATTTACGGTAAAAACTATGTTCTGGGGAAAATGGGACTTCGCCTTCCTTCCATGCAGACGTATGGAAGCATCAATAAAAAGATCGATAAGCTGGTGGCCACCAACAATTACCGCTTTATCAATTACGATATTATTCCGGACAATGATGCGAACTATCTTAAGCTATACGTTACTGAGGATGAAGCCCGCCATTTCTTAAAAGTCGGACTGCATTACGATGAAGTATTTAAAACAGGACTTCTCCTTAATTACTCCGGAAAACGTCTTTTATTCAAAAACTCAAACCTGTCACTTGATGTGGTAGTGGGTGATAAACCGAGATATTATCTGAATTATTTTATTGATAACGGTTATATTCCAGGCTTTGGAATTTATTCTTCTGGAATGAGTTTCGATCTGAAAAATATTGACAATAATATAGTAGATAAGTGGGAATGGTTCAGAAATGAAGCTTTTATACAATCCGTCTGGAAAGATAAATTTGCCATTGGCGGCGGGATCAGCCACGATTATTTTGCAGCAGAAATCAATGGACAAAATGAAAGGATTATGCGTTTTCTCAATCCTTATGTCTTCCTAAAGAGCGATACCCAGAACGACAAAGACTTCCCTACCAGGGGCATTTTCATCAATGCTGAAGGTAAAGTAGTTGATCTTTTGAAATCTGAGGTTGAAAAGAGAATCATACAGGTAAAAGCTGATATCAGGCTAAACATTCCCCTATCCAAACAATTTACCTACCGTCTGAATCTTTATGGAGGTATTACCATTGGTGATGATCTACCTGAATTTTACAGATACAGGCTTGGCGGAATCTTTGAACAGAATATAATTAATTTCAAAAGCTTCGGAGGTTTCTATTTTGCCCAGCTTAATACCAATAATGTGGTACAAATTTCCAATGATCTGCAGTTTAAATTCAATAAAAACTACTTTATAAGCGGGAATTTTAGTTTTGCCAATCTTTCGGATGACATTAATTTCGAAGATGCAGTTAAAGTAAATTTTAGCTCAGTAGGACTTACAGCTGGTTACAAATCACCTTTCGGACAGATCAAGGTCAATTTCAGCCATTCACTTAAAAACAATCAAAAAGGCATATTCAGTGTTATTTTAGGACACTGGTTTTAA
- the rnr gene encoding ribonuclease R has translation MPRKKSKYISHKNDQKLIEIGRQILRFMNANSSKIYNYKQIADGIDYKNPRQREQVIQALHRLQGSEKIKEVEKGKYIINLKIAGTLTGIIDFNQSGNAYVNVEGVEDDIFIHSKNVKDALQGDKVLIITYHFKGKKLEGSVLEVLERTRTEFVGTFQLVTHKDFGFVVCDKKTINTDIFIPKTKFGGAENGDKVIVKMTEWKPGDKNPEGEIIQVLGAPGEHETEIHSILAEYGLPYEFPQEVELDADKIDRRITDEEAAKRWDMRDICTFTIDPKDAKDFDDALSIRKLENGFWEIGVHIADVSHYVVPGTILDDEAYKRATSVYLVDRVVPMLPEVLSNDVCSLRPNEDKYTFSAVFQLNDKAEIQKQWFGRTVIHSDRRFTYEEAQERIETGQGDLAEEINILDKLAKIMRDQRIKNGAITFDRSEVRFNLDENNEPVGVYFKISKDSNHLIEEFMLLANKKVSEFVSLTHKGGITNNTFIYRVHDDPDPAKLEALRDFVSTFGYKMNLDNTKKVAESLNNLLHDVKGKGEENMIETLAMRSMSKAVYSTEPIGHYGLGFEYYSHFTSPIRRYPDLLAHRLLQHYLDGGKSPSKAELEEKAKHCSSMERLAADAERDSIKFMQVKFMEKHLGETFSGVISGVAEFGFWVEIPENGAEGLIKLRDLVDDSYSYDGKTHAVYGNRTGKKYQLGDQVRIKVVKANLIQKQLDFKIVD, from the coding sequence ATGCCAAGAAAAAAAAGCAAATATATAAGTCATAAAAACGATCAGAAATTGATAGAGATCGGAAGACAGATCCTGCGTTTCATGAACGCCAATTCGTCTAAAATCTACAATTATAAGCAGATTGCAGACGGAATAGATTATAAAAACCCACGCCAGAGAGAACAGGTGATCCAGGCTCTTCACAGGCTTCAGGGTTCTGAAAAGATTAAGGAAGTGGAAAAAGGAAAGTATATCATTAACCTGAAAATTGCGGGAACTTTAACCGGGATCATTGATTTCAACCAGTCCGGTAATGCTTACGTCAATGTGGAAGGTGTAGAAGATGATATCTTTATCCACTCCAAAAATGTAAAAGATGCATTACAGGGCGATAAGGTTCTGATCATTACCTACCATTTCAAAGGAAAAAAACTGGAAGGCTCCGTACTGGAAGTATTGGAAAGAACCAGAACTGAGTTTGTCGGGACGTTCCAGCTCGTTACCCACAAAGATTTTGGGTTCGTAGTTTGTGATAAAAAAACGATTAATACAGATATTTTCATTCCGAAAACAAAATTCGGAGGTGCTGAAAACGGTGATAAAGTAATCGTTAAAATGACAGAATGGAAACCGGGTGATAAAAATCCTGAAGGAGAAATTATCCAGGTACTGGGTGCTCCCGGTGAACATGAAACTGAGATCCACTCAATTCTTGCAGAATATGGCCTTCCTTATGAATTTCCTCAGGAAGTTGAGCTGGATGCAGATAAAATTGACAGAAGAATTACAGATGAAGAAGCAGCCAAAAGATGGGATATGCGGGATATCTGTACCTTCACTATTGACCCGAAGGACGCTAAAGATTTTGATGACGCCCTTTCCATCAGAAAACTGGAAAACGGATTCTGGGAAATCGGGGTTCACATTGCTGACGTTTCCCATTATGTAGTGCCGGGAACGATCCTTGATGACGAAGCCTACAAAAGAGCAACCTCCGTTTACCTTGTAGACCGCGTGGTTCCTATGCTTCCGGAAGTTTTGAGTAATGATGTATGTTCCCTTCGCCCGAATGAGGATAAATATACCTTCTCAGCAGTTTTCCAGCTGAATGATAAAGCGGAGATCCAGAAGCAGTGGTTCGGAAGAACGGTGATTCATTCAGACAGAAGATTTACCTATGAAGAAGCCCAGGAACGTATAGAAACGGGACAGGGAGATCTTGCTGAAGAAATCAACATACTGGATAAGCTGGCTAAAATTATGCGTGATCAGCGTATTAAAAACGGAGCAATTACTTTTGACAGAAGTGAAGTAAGATTCAATCTGGATGAAAATAACGAGCCTGTAGGGGTTTATTTTAAAATAAGCAAAGATTCCAATCACCTGATTGAAGAATTCATGCTTTTAGCCAATAAAAAAGTGTCCGAATTCGTATCACTCACCCACAAAGGAGGTATTACCAATAATACCTTTATCTACAGGGTACACGATGATCCGGATCCGGCAAAACTGGAAGCTTTGAGAGATTTTGTATCCACATTCGGATATAAAATGAATCTTGATAATACCAAAAAAGTAGCAGAATCATTAAATAACCTTCTTCATGACGTGAAAGGTAAAGGAGAAGAAAATATGATTGAAACCCTGGCCATGCGGAGTATGAGCAAAGCGGTATATTCTACGGAACCGATCGGTCACTACGGTTTAGGTTTTGAGTATTACAGCCATTTCACCTCTCCTATCAGGCGTTATCCCGATCTTCTTGCCCACCGTTTGCTGCAGCATTATCTGGATGGAGGAAAATCTCCGAGCAAAGCAGAGCTTGAAGAAAAAGCAAAACACTGCAGTTCTATGGAAAGGCTGGCAGCCGATGCAGAAAGGGATTCCATTAAGTTTATGCAGGTGAAATTCATGGAAAAACACCTGGGAGAAACATTCAGTGGCGTGATTTCAGGAGTGGCAGAATTCGGTTTCTGGGTGGAAATACCGGAAAACGGAGCTGAAGGCCTGATTAAATTAAGAGACCTGGTAGATGATTCCTATTCCTATGATGGCAAAACCCATGCAGTGTACGGGAACAGAACCGGTAAAAAATATCAGCTGGGAGATCAGGTCCGTATTAAAGTAGTAAAAGCAAACCTTATTCAGAAACAGTTGGACTTTAAGATTGTTGATTAA
- the rpiB gene encoding ribose 5-phosphate isomerase B, producing the protein MKRKIAIAADHAGYEYKEIVKNYLSERFEVQDFGTFSTDSVDYPDFVHPAATSVENGENELGILICGSGNGVQITANKHQKIRCALCWMPEIAVLARQHNDANMISMPARFISKEVAIEIAEKFLSTDFEGGRHQNRVDKIAFC; encoded by the coding sequence ATGAAAAGAAAAATAGCTATCGCTGCAGACCATGCAGGCTATGAGTATAAAGAGATTGTTAAAAACTATCTTTCAGAACGTTTTGAAGTTCAGGATTTTGGCACGTTTTCCACAGACAGTGTGGATTATCCAGACTTTGTTCATCCTGCAGCCACTTCAGTAGAAAACGGAGAAAATGAACTGGGAATTTTGATCTGCGGAAGCGGAAACGGAGTTCAGATCACAGCGAACAAGCACCAAAAGATCAGATGTGCGCTTTGCTGGATGCCGGAGATTGCCGTGCTTGCGAGACAGCATAATGATGCCAATATGATCTCTATGCCGGCGAGATTTATATCGAAGGAAGTAGCCATTGAAATTGCAGAAAAGTTTCTGTCCACTGATTTTGAAGGTGGAAGACACCAGAACCGAGTAGATAAAATTGCTTTCTGCTAA
- a CDS encoding class I SAM-dependent methyltransferase, whose product MRIKDHFLSQEIFEIKETETKGVFKTSPIPSNISRYYESEDYISHHQDSGSFKEKLYKFLQSFNLQYKKNILADRIKKGSKVLDYGCGAGEFVKYIENDFETFGFEPDADARKAAVSKISKATVLDHIQTVPDQSLDAITLWHVFEHIENQDEMLELFHGKLKEKGLLIIAVPNPTSYDAKHYKEYWAAYDVPRHIYHFSKNGMENLISKKQGWKMRKIKPLVLDSFYISMLSEKYKKSPLFWLKAIIYGTISNVKALFSNEFSSLIYIIEKR is encoded by the coding sequence ATGAGAATAAAGGATCATTTTCTTTCGCAGGAAATATTTGAAATAAAAGAAACAGAAACCAAGGGAGTATTCAAAACCTCCCCTATTCCATCCAATATTTCCAGATATTATGAAAGCGAAGATTATATTTCCCACCATCAGGACTCCGGAAGTTTTAAAGAAAAGCTTTATAAATTTCTTCAGTCTTTTAATCTGCAGTACAAGAAAAATATTCTTGCCGACAGGATAAAAAAAGGATCAAAAGTTTTGGATTATGGTTGCGGCGCAGGAGAATTTGTAAAGTATATAGAAAATGATTTTGAAACTTTTGGTTTTGAGCCGGATGCAGATGCCAGAAAAGCAGCAGTCAGCAAAATATCAAAAGCTACTGTCCTGGATCACATACAAACCGTTCCTGACCAGAGTTTAGATGCCATCACCCTATGGCATGTGTTTGAACATATAGAAAATCAGGATGAAATGCTTGAATTATTTCACGGGAAACTAAAAGAAAAAGGACTTCTTATCATTGCTGTTCCCAATCCTACTTCCTATGATGCAAAGCATTACAAAGAATACTGGGCAGCTTATGATGTTCCAAGACACATCTATCATTTTTCCAAAAATGGTATGGAAAATCTGATTTCCAAAAAGCAAGGCTGGAAAATGAGAAAAATCAAACCATTGGTCCTTGACTCATTTTATATCTCCATGTTGAGCGAAAAATACAAGAAATCACCTCTTTTTTGGCTAAAAGCTATCATCTACGGAACGATTTCTAACGTAAAGGCGCTTTTTTCAAACGAATTTTCAAGTTTGATATATATTATCGAGAAAAGGTAG